The Victivallis lenta genome has a window encoding:
- a CDS encoding IS630 family transposase: protein MPAEVREIQPMRPGRSQRVDYEYRRMGTCNVLLASEPLRGWRMADVTQTKTAKDWAMFTEKIASAYPNAEKIILIEDNLNTHKPASWYETFPPEKAKALMDKFELVYTPKHGSWLNMAEIELNVVSAQCLKKRIASIEEMKNMVNTWEKERNEKTKTINWQFSTADARVKLHRLYPSFQI, encoded by the coding sequence ATTCCAGCAGAGGTACGGGAAATACAACCCATGCGTCCGGGGCGGTCCCAACGGGTAGACTATGAGTATCGCCGCATGGGAACATGCAATGTCTTGTTGGCAAGCGAACCGTTGCGAGGATGGAGAATGGCGGATGTAACGCAAACAAAGACAGCAAAGGATTGGGCGATGTTTACCGAGAAAATAGCCTCGGCATACCCGAACGCCGAAAAGATTATTTTGATTGAAGATAATCTCAACACACATAAGCCGGCATCATGGTACGAAACATTTCCGCCAGAAAAAGCCAAGGCTTTGATGGATAAATTCGAGCTCGTTTACACCCCAAAGCATGGCTCGTGGCTCAATATGGCAGAAATTGAACTCAATGTAGTATCGGCTCAATGCCTGAAAAAGCGAATCGCATCCATAGAAGAAATGAAAAACATGGTGAATACATGGGAGAAGGAACGAAACGAGAAAACAAAAACCATCAATTGGCAGTTTTCAACAGCGGATGCACGAGTAAAATTGCATCGCCTATATCCATCTTTTCAAATTTGA
- a CDS encoding ATP-binding protein, producing MMLCAKRLLLISGIVLLLISLEGRSWAAPPGQVSIKRILIIDSFSSLDTWSNELKQGLKSCLNRDNRVLTTFETYELAVRFKPDFQPAPEDIAALTIKLKHSRYDMIILTNNAAVDLFLNGRLTVPEQTPLLAASYHGPLQAGIPPGMNMTGIETPATLYMNIRLGCNLLPANRQITVIAEASVDVLAWKKMLESQKKEEWARGREIRFISGRDYSTAEMLNLVAELPASSVLIFHSWNSFRDKEPQDYFSILPRIRRNFSGLILNRYREMIRRGASGGIMVSGQEQGYQAGSIARRIFNGESAAAIPVQKGKFHPVFDYPSLQRIGIDRKRLPAGTELLNPPVDFITRYQVEIISVLASLGLLLLLLLFRLIILARMKKRIAVLFNNLPLRICVVNRSGRILFQHLPHDISSGEKAGVHNINQLADKVQQSFSAWIQETFRTGQRMEKDYELEGAHRHVEFIPLPKNNSFHEEVVMWISSDQTELHQAHRTASRIAEQFRLTLESIGDGVIATDSEERITLLNPIAVQMTGYTIEEAKGKKLNEVFNIISYLDGRKVESPLTKALSTGKIIELANHTDLIARDGTARHIADSAAPIRDTEGKIIGGVLVFRDVTEEYQKRDRLRTHSVILANAAKIAKFFYFQCDSTGRLTALSAQNYRAFREEERVPLAEWLAPDDRQRFDGNWNRFLESGIGGDTSFFSDVFAAGKRHFELRAEKSVNEINGKWEICGVIQDITELSEQQEKLRQALEQARAADRAKSYFLATVSHELRTPLNAVIGFSELLQGTDVEPQERQEYLGSINFAGNALLNLINDVLDLSKLEADQVELDCRPVDVKRLVLEIVGVFKQKAVEKNLSLQMTYTNLPPALYLDDLRIKQILLNLTGNALKFTHNGGVTISAAFRFAEEAGQGTLIFSITDTGIGILPEKISQIFEPFVQDSGTRGHRIYEGSGLGLAISKRLVEKMGGKLSAESTPGKGSTFTVRLENVKYQSPSLQDMTESGAETVNLNSSAGGNIQAMLVDDVAMNLKVLQAMLKKMNVSCILAESAEEALELLRKGRRADIILTDLWMPGLSGSAFADLLKQDEATAKIPLVAVTADTQMPAEEAVKFKQVLTKPITRQALIDVFKAYDLHIAVQK from the coding sequence ATGATGTTGTGCGCAAAGAGACTTCTTCTGATTTCAGGTATCGTTTTACTCCTGATCAGCCTCGAAGGGCGCTCCTGGGCCGCCCCTCCCGGGCAGGTTTCCATCAAACGCATTTTAATTATCGATTCATTTTCCTCTCTCGACACCTGGAGCAACGAATTGAAGCAGGGCCTGAAAAGCTGCCTGAACCGCGACAACCGGGTGCTGACCACCTTTGAAACCTATGAACTGGCAGTCCGGTTCAAACCGGATTTTCAGCCCGCGCCGGAAGATATCGCCGCCTTGACGATTAAATTGAAACATTCCCGGTATGACATGATCATACTGACCAACAATGCCGCGGTCGATCTTTTCCTGAACGGCAGATTGACGGTTCCGGAGCAGACTCCGCTGCTGGCGGCTTCCTATCACGGGCCGCTGCAGGCCGGAATTCCGCCCGGCATGAATATGACGGGCATTGAGACTCCGGCCACACTGTACATGAATATCCGACTCGGCTGCAATCTGCTTCCCGCCAACCGGCAGATCACGGTGATTGCAGAAGCTTCGGTGGATGTTCTGGCATGGAAAAAGATGCTCGAAAGCCAAAAAAAGGAGGAGTGGGCCCGCGGCCGGGAGATCCGTTTCATCAGCGGACGCGATTACAGCACTGCGGAGATGCTGAATCTCGTTGCGGAACTGCCAGCCTCCTCGGTGCTGATATTCCACTCCTGGAACTCTTTCCGGGACAAGGAGCCGCAGGACTATTTCTCCATACTGCCGCGAATCCGCCGGAATTTTTCCGGTCTGATCCTCAACCGCTATCGGGAAATGATCCGGCGTGGCGCTTCCGGCGGGATCATGGTATCCGGCCAGGAACAGGGCTATCAGGCCGGCAGCATTGCCCGGCGGATATTCAACGGAGAAAGCGCGGCCGCAATTCCGGTGCAGAAAGGAAAGTTTCATCCGGTTTTTGATTATCCTTCCCTGCAGAGAATCGGCATTGACCGGAAAAGGCTTCCGGCGGGGACGGAGCTTCTCAACCCGCCGGTGGATTTCATCACCCGGTATCAAGTCGAGATCATTTCCGTTCTGGCTTCACTCGGTTTACTGCTGCTGCTGCTCTTGTTCCGCCTGATTATTCTGGCCAGAATGAAGAAAAGGATCGCGGTGCTTTTCAACAACCTGCCGTTGCGAATCTGTGTTGTAAATCGATCCGGCCGGATTTTGTTCCAGCATCTTCCTCATGATATATCATCCGGGGAAAAGGCCGGTGTTCATAATATAAACCAGCTTGCCGACAAGGTCCAGCAGTCGTTTTCCGCCTGGATTCAGGAGACATTCCGGACCGGGCAGCGCATGGAAAAGGATTATGAACTTGAAGGCGCACATCGACACGTCGAATTCATTCCTCTTCCGAAGAACAATTCATTTCATGAAGAAGTTGTGATGTGGATTTCAAGCGACCAGACGGAACTGCATCAGGCGCACAGGACGGCCTCCCGCATTGCGGAGCAGTTCCGTCTGACCCTGGAATCCATCGGCGACGGCGTCATTGCAACCGACAGCGAAGAACGGATCACCCTCCTGAATCCGATCGCAGTCCAGATGACCGGCTATACGATCGAGGAAGCAAAAGGCAAAAAACTCAATGAAGTATTCAATATCATCAGCTATCTTGACGGCCGCAAAGTGGAGTCCCCGCTGACCAAAGCGCTTTCGACGGGAAAAATCATCGAGTTGGCCAACCATACCGATCTGATTGCCCGTGACGGAACAGCCCGGCACATTGCGGACAGTGCAGCGCCGATTCGTGATACGGAGGGGAAAATCATCGGCGGAGTACTGGTCTTCCGCGATGTTACGGAGGAATACCAAAAACGGGACCGGCTGCGCACCCACAGCGTGATTCTCGCCAACGCGGCGAAGATCGCAAAATTCTTTTATTTCCAGTGCGACAGCACCGGGCGGCTGACCGCTCTTTCGGCCCAGAATTACCGGGCGTTCCGGGAAGAGGAGCGCGTACCGCTGGCGGAATGGCTGGCGCCGGACGACCGGCAGAGGTTCGACGGGAACTGGAACCGTTTCCTGGAAAGCGGCATCGGCGGCGACACCTCGTTCTTTTCCGATGTCTTTGCCGCCGGGAAGCGTCATTTTGAACTCCGGGCGGAAAAATCAGTCAATGAAATCAACGGCAAATGGGAAATCTGCGGCGTGATTCAGGACATCACCGAACTGTCCGAACAGCAGGAAAAACTGCGGCAGGCATTGGAGCAGGCCCGTGCGGCGGACCGGGCCAAGAGCTATTTCCTGGCCACGGTAAGCCATGAACTCCGGACGCCGCTGAATGCGGTCATCGGCTTCAGCGAACTGCTGCAGGGGACGGATGTCGAACCGCAGGAGCGGCAGGAATATCTCGGTTCCATCAACTTCGCGGGCAATGCGCTGCTGAACCTGATCAATGACGTTCTGGATCTCTCCAAGCTTGAAGCGGATCAGGTGGAACTGGATTGCCGGCCCGTTGACGTCAAGCGGCTGGTTCTGGAAATCGTCGGAGTGTTCAAGCAGAAAGCCGTGGAAAAGAATCTTTCCCTGCAGATGACGTACACCAATCTGCCGCCGGCTCTCTATCTGGATGACCTGCGCATCAAACAGATTCTGCTGAACCTCACGGGCAACGCCTTGAAATTCACCCATAACGGGGGGGTCACGATTTCCGCCGCGTTCCGTTTTGCGGAAGAAGCCGGACAGGGGACGCTGATTTTCAGCATCACCGACACCGGAATCGGAATCCTCCCGGAAAAAATCAGCCAGATATTCGAGCCGTTCGTCCAGGACAGCGGAACCCGGGGACATCGCATCTACGAGGGGTCCGGCCTCGGCCTGGCGATTTCCAAACGGCTGGTGGAAAAGATGGGCGGCAAACTTTCCGCCGAAAGCACGCCGGGAAAAGGAAGCACATTCACCGTGCGGCTGGAGAACGTGAAATATCAGTCTCCGTCCCTGCAGGACATGACGGAGTCCGGAGCGGAAACGGTCAATCTCAATTCTTCTGCCGGAGGGAATATTCAGGCGATGCTGGTGGATGATGTCGCAATGAATCTGAAAGTGCTTCAGGCGATGCTGAAAAAAATGAATGTTTCCTGCATTCTCGCGGAATCCGCCGAGGAAGCCCTTGAGCTTTTGCGGAAAGGGCGGAGGGCGGACATTATCCTGACCGACCTGTGGATGCCGGGCCTGTCCGGGAGCGCATTCGCCGATCTCCTGAAGCAAGATGAAGCAACCGCGAAAATTCCCCTCGTCGCCGTCACGGCGGATACCCAGATGCCGGCGGAAGAGGCGGTCAAATTCAAGCAGGTCCTGACGAAACCGATCACCCGGCAGGCGCTGATCGATGTATTCAAAGCATACGACCTGCATATCGCCGTTCAGAAGTAA
- a CDS encoding tyrosine-type recombinase/integrase: MAKDRRLKGTGTIFKRNGKFVHQYSDIDGKVKTITLKDECGKPVTLRAKADAIVAELTRERQKIEFIENRLEYMAQVAGSRKIIQRSRIKLSELWETYLRNPNRPDSGKLTLKRNELYCRKFLSFLAEKKIDSIDDITFDTAATFMTNLWSTGISPKTYNYYLQTLKLVFKTLLQDDSPFRNIKAKTATTESRKPFTPEQVSAIFKTLDDDNYHILHKPQMRILFLLGLCFGLRMHDAACFRWDYIQGDGTVKFKARKTIKTMKQYIVLPIPSILEEQFKIAETWKRNEYILPDVAERYGYNSSGISTDVDKLLRSAGIQTKEQPVETRRMFYINSQGETKQRRIGRYSFHSFRHTFCTIAASSGKDLSLIRSIVGHSNVAMTEHYTHYTLEAKKSVIESIPLAVMTNSPRISAEIPLITAFQQADTEALAKVINYLESNLSDKQKREILELLVESF; the protein is encoded by the coding sequence ATGGCAAAAGATCGGCGGTTAAAAGGAACTGGAACGATTTTTAAAAGGAATGGCAAATTTGTTCATCAGTATTCCGATATTGACGGAAAGGTAAAAACAATCACGTTGAAAGATGAATGCGGTAAGCCTGTGACACTCAGAGCGAAAGCTGATGCAATCGTAGCGGAGTTGACCAGAGAACGGCAGAAAATCGAATTTATTGAAAATCGGCTTGAGTATATGGCTCAAGTTGCCGGAAGCAGGAAAATCATTCAACGCTCCAGAATCAAATTGTCCGAATTATGGGAAACGTATCTTCGCAACCCCAATCGTCCTGATAGTGGCAAGCTGACTTTAAAACGAAATGAATTGTACTGCCGAAAGTTCCTCTCTTTCTTAGCGGAGAAAAAGATTGATTCAATTGATGATATAACTTTCGATACCGCCGCAACATTCATGACGAATTTATGGAGCACAGGAATCTCTCCGAAAACCTATAACTATTACTTGCAAACCTTGAAATTGGTCTTCAAAACCTTACTTCAGGATGATTCTCCTTTCAGGAACATAAAAGCTAAAACAGCCACAACCGAGAGCAGAAAACCTTTTACGCCGGAACAGGTAAGTGCTATTTTCAAAACCTTGGATGATGACAACTATCATATTCTCCACAAACCGCAAATGCGAATCCTCTTTCTTCTGGGGCTGTGCTTCGGATTGAGAATGCATGATGCCGCATGCTTTCGCTGGGACTATATACAAGGCGATGGCACGGTCAAATTCAAGGCGAGGAAAACAATAAAAACCATGAAACAGTATATTGTGCTTCCGATACCGTCGATTCTGGAGGAACAATTCAAAATTGCGGAAACGTGGAAACGCAATGAATACATACTGCCCGATGTTGCAGAACGGTATGGCTACAATAGTTCGGGGATCAGCACTGATGTGGACAAACTCTTACGTTCGGCAGGAATACAAACCAAAGAACAGCCTGTTGAAACCCGGAGAATGTTCTACATAAATTCTCAAGGCGAGACGAAACAACGTCGGATCGGACGGTATTCTTTTCATTCGTTCCGGCATACATTCTGTACGATTGCGGCGAGTTCAGGAAAAGACTTATCACTGATCAGATCCATTGTCGGACACAGCAATGTCGCTATGACGGAACATTATACGCATTATACTCTTGAAGCCAAGAAGAGTGTAATCGAGTCAATTCCTTTAGCTGTCATGACAAATTCCCCAAGGATCAGCGCAGAAATTCCCTTGATAACGGCATTTCAACAAGCGGACACAGAAGCTCTTGCCAAGGTAATTAACTATTTGGAAAGTAACTTGTCGGATAAGCAAAAAAGAGAAATCTTAGAGTTACTGGTAGAATCATTCTAA